The genomic stretch GCCGTGCGCGTACGCCCGGTCACCCGGAACCGGCCCACCACCTCGACATCGCCGTCGCCCAGCGGTGCGGTGCGCACCCGGACGGACGGTGACCGCGGGCTCCAGCGCCGGCCGGTCGGCAGCACGACCTCGACCGGATCAGCAGCGCCGAGGATGCCGTCGGCACCCCACAGGAACGCGGCGGTGAGACCGCCGAACACGGCGGTCGGTGGGGCGACCAGCGACACGGCGGCGACCGTGAGCCGGTGGTCCGCGGCGAGCCGGGCGTCGGCGTAGACGCCGGGCAGCACCCGCCGCCACGCGGTGCTGCGGAGCTGGTCGGGCGTGAGGAGACCACGGGACACCACCGTCTCCGCCCGGAAGACGCGCCCGTCCAGAGCAGGTGGACGCGCGGGCGGGCGGGGCACCCGCGGAGCGTGCCGGAACCGGCGACTCGCGCGCCGACGCCGTCCACAGGCTCGATCACCCCCGCACCATCGGGGTCATCGCATGGTCGACACCCCGAGACCGCCGAGGTGATCACCGCCGGGCCCGGACGCGCGACGGCCCCCGCGACCGGTGGTCGCGGGGGCCGTCGTCAGATCGTCAGACCGTCAGGCCATCGCCTTCTGCAGGTTGGCGTCGATGGCCGCCAGGAAGTCCTGGGTGTTCAGCCACGGGCTGTCCTTGCTGATCAGCAGCGCCAGGTCCTTGGTCATCTGACCGCTCTCGACGGTGTCGATGCAGACCTTCTCCAGAGTCTCGGCGAACCGGGTCACCTCGGGGGTGTTGTCCAGCTTGCCGCGGTGCGCCAGGCCCCGCGTCCAGGCGAAGATCGACGCGATCGGGTTGGTCGAGGTCGCCTCGCCGCGCTGGTGGGCGCGGAAGTGGCGGGTGACCGTGCCGTGCGCCGCCTCGGCCTCGACCGTGCGGCCGTCCGGGGTGGCCAGCACCGAGGTCATCAGGCCCAGCGAGCCGAAGCCCTGCGCCACGGTGTCGGACTGCACGTCGCCGTCGTAGTTCTTCGCGGCCCAGACGTACCCGCCCTCCCACTTGAGGGAGGCAGCGACCATGTCGTCGATGAGCCGGTGCTCGTAGGTGATGCCGGCGGCGGCGAACTGGTCCTTGAACTCGGCCTCGAAGACCTCCTGGAACAGGTCCTTGAAGCGGCCGTCGTAGGCCTTGAGGATCGTGTTCTTGGTGGAGAGGTAGACCGGGTAGTTGCGGGCCAGGCCGTAGTTGAGCGAGGCGCGCGCGAAGTCACGGATCGACTCGTCGAGGTTGTACATCGCCATCGCGACACCGGAGCCCGGCGCCTGGAAGACCTCGTGCTCGATCGGCGCGGAGCCGTCGGTCGGGGTGAAGGTCACCGTGAGGGTGCCCGGCCCCGGGAAGCGGAAGTCGGTGGCGCGGTACTGGTCACCGAAGGCGTGGCGGCCGACGATGATCGGCTTGGTCCAGCCCGGCACCAGACGCGGCACGTTGGCCATGATGATCGGCTCACGGAAGATGACGCCGCCGAGGATGTTGCGGATCGTGCCGTTGGGCGAGCGGTACATCCGCTTGAGGCCGAACTCCTCGACCCGCGCCTCGTCGGGGGTGATGGTGGCGCACTTGACGCCGACGCCGTGCTGCTTGATGGCGTTGGCGGCGTCGACGGTGATCTGGTCGTCGGTGGCGTCGCGCGACTCCATGCCCAGGTCGTAGTACTCGAGGTCGACGTCCAGGTACGGGAGGATCAGCTGGTCCTTGATGAACTGCCAGATGATCCGGGTCATCTCGTCGCCGTCGAGCTCGACGACCTTGCCCTCGACCTTGATCTTGCTCACGTGTTGGCTTTCCCTCTCTGCATGCTCTGACCGTCGTGGTCAGAGGTCGGCTACATCGGCCTGCTTGGCGCGCACGGCCTCGGCGGCCTCGCGCAGGCCCGCCAGCTCACTGTCGGTCAGGTCGCTCTGCACGACCCGCCGCACTCCTGCCCGGCCGATCTCGGCCTCGACCCCGAGGTAGACCCCGGAGATGCCGTACTCGCCGTCGACCCACGCGCACACCGGCATGACCGCCCCGGCGTCCTCCCGGACGGCGCGCGCCATCCGGGCGGCCGCCGCGGACGGCGCGTAGTAGGCCGACCCGGTCTTCAGCAGCGCGACGACCTCGGCCCCGCCGTTGCGGGTGCGGTCGACCAGGTGCGCGATCCGGTCGGCCGGCAGCACGTCGGCCAGCGGACGGCCATCGACGGTGCACCGCGAGGGCACCGGGACCATCGTGTCGCCGTGCGACCCGAGCGTCAGGGTGCGCACGGAGTCGACCGGGACGCCGCACTCCTCGGCCACGTTGTTCGTGAACCGGGCGGTGTCGAGCATCCCCGCCTGGCCCATGACGCGGGCCTCCGGGAAACCGGTGGCCAGCTGGGCCAGCGCGGTCATCTCGTCGAGCGGGTTGGAGACGACGATGACGACGGCGTCCGGCGAGGTGCGGGCCACGTTCTCCGCGACCGACCGGACGATGCCGGCGTTGGTCTCGATGAGGTCCATCCGGCTCATGCCGGGCTTGCGCGGCAGGCCGGCGGTGATGACCACGATGTCGGAGCCCTCGGTGCCCTCGTAGGAGCCACCCCCGACGCCCACGACCCGGGTCTCGAAGCCCTCGATCGGCCGCGACTGGTTGATGTCCAGCGCCAGGCCCTCGGGCTTGCCCTCGACGATGTCGGTGAGCACCACCGTCTCGAACAGGTCGTACTCCGCCAACCGCAGCGCCGTGGTGGAGCCGTAGAAACCGGCGCCCACGACGGTCACCTTGCCCTGCCGGTCCCGCTCCGCCATGCCCGCCAACCTAGCCCCGGACCCGCCTGCGGGGCCATGCGGGGCGCCCCGCACGGGTCACTCGACCGGGATGGCCAGCGCGATGGACACGACCGCGATGCCCACCACGGAGCTCAGCGCCACGTCGACCCGGCGGCTGCGCACCGCCAGGAAACCGATCCGGCGGGCCGGCAGCAGCAACCGCAGCACCCCGGCTCCGAGCACGGCCAGCCCCATGACCACCAGCCCGCTCCGCCACTGCTCGAGCGCCACCAGCCCCAGCCCCGCGCCGACCACCACGATCACCAGCAGCAACGGCCACTGCCGGAGGAAGCCGGCCAGCAGCGGCCGCCGCCGGTACAGCGGCTCGCGGGCCGCGGCGGGCCGGGTCATGCCGTGAGCACCCGGGTCATGCCGAGAGCACCTCGGTGCCGGCGCCCTGCTCCGCGGCGAGCACCACGTTGGCCAGCAGCATCGCCCGGGTCATCGGCCCGACCCCACCGGGGTTCGGCGCGACGAAGCCGGCGACCTCCCGGACGTCGGCGGCGACGTCCCCGGCGATCTTCCCGTCGACCCGGCTGACGCCGACGTCGAGCACGGCGGCACCGGGCTTCACCATGTCCCCGGTGATCAGGCCCGGCACCCCGGCCGCGGCGACGACGACGTCGGCGGTCCGGGTGTGCGCGGCCAGGTCGCGGGTGCCGGTGTGGCAGAGGGTCACGGTGGCGTTCTCGGTGCGCCGGGTGAGCAGCAGGCCGAGCGGCCGGCCGACGGTGATCCCCCGGCCGACGACGACGACCTCGGCACCGGCGAGCGGCACGTCGTAGCGGCGCAGCAGCTCGACGATGCCCACCGGGGTGCAGGGCAGCGGGCCGGGCACGCCGAGCACGAGCCTGCCCAGGTTGGTGGGGTGCAGGCCGTCGGCGTCCTTGGCCGGGTCCATCCGCTCGAGCACCTCGCTCTCGTCGATGCCCCGCGGCAGCGGGAGCTGGATGATGTAGCCGGTGCACGCGGGGTCGGCGTTGAGCTCGTCGACGACGGCGAGCACGTCGGCCAGCGAGGCGTCGGCGGGCAGCTCGCGCTGGATGCTGGCGATGCCCACCTCGGCGCAGTCGGAGTGCTTGGCCGAGACGTACCAGCGGCTGCCCGGGTCGTCGCCGACCAGCAGGGTGCCCAGCCCGGGACGCCGCCCGGCGGCCGCGAGCGCGGTGACCCGCTCGGTGAGCTCCGCCCGGATCGCCGCCGCCGTCGCCTTGCCGTCCAGAGTCGTCGCCGTCACGCCGCCAGTCTGCCGCACGCCCGCTCCCCCTAGGCTCCCGGACACCATCACCTCAGGGGCCCGGGCGCACCGGGCGACCCTGCGCGCGAGGAGGACCGATGAGCGAGCCCGGCCCGAACGGCAGTTCCGCGTGGCGCGGCGACCGGCCGACTCCCGAGCCGCTCGCCGACCGGCCCACCGAGGTGGTGCAGCCCGCGGAGCGCTGGCCCGCCACCGCGGGGAGCGGCCCGGCACCCTCCTGGCCGCAGACGGCCCCGGTCGCGGTCCAGCACCCGGCCGACGAGCCGCACGACGCCTGGCGGACCGGCGCCACCGCCGCCGGGTCCTGGCCCGACGACGCCGACGGGCAGCCGGACGCCGACGACCGGCCGGCGGTGTGCCGCCGCCCGGACACCCTGGCCGGGCTGCTGCTCCTGCTCGCCGGCGTCGCCGCCGGGCTCAGCCTGCTGGTGGTGTGGGTCAACGGCGGCGAGACCGGGCTGGAGCTGGTGGACGCCGGCCTGGCGGACCTGACCGGGGATGCCGGGCAGCTGGCCGAGCAGCTGACCTGGGCCCCGCTCGCCGTGGTGTTCGGCGGGGCGGTGCTGTTCGTGCTGGGCCTGCTGCTGTTCGTGCCGGCCCGCTCGCACCGGTTCCTCGGCGCGTTGGCCCTGGTGGTGGCCCTGGTGGTGACGGCCGGGGTGCTGGTGCCGCTGGCCGACGCGAACTGGGACCTGCAGCGGTGGGCGGTCGGCGCCTGGTTCGCCGTCGCCGCTGCGGGGCTCGGGGTGCTGGGTGGCCTCAAGGCGCTGGTCACCGGACCGCGCACCCGCTGAACGTCCGGCCGGTCAGTCGGCCACCAGCGCGCCGTGCGCGCGGGCGAACGTCACCGCCTGGACGACGTCCAGCCGCACGCCGGCGACGTCGAAGCCGTGCCAGTTCACCCCGTCGGTGTCCGCGCCACGCAGGTCGGCACCCCGGAGGCGGGTGCTCTGCAGCCGGGCGTGGCGCAGGTCGGCCCCGGTGAGGTCGGCCTCGCGCAGGTCGGCGTCGGTGAGGTCGGCCTCGACCAGCTTCTGACCGGACAGGTCGACGCCGGACAGGTCGACCCCGCGCAGCGACGTGTAGCTCCAGTCGGTGTCCGCGGTGGTCAGCGGGCGCAGCGTCGCGCCGGGGAACTGCGACCCGGTGAGCTTGCAGCCCGACCACGTGCTGCCCGACAGGTTCGCCCGGTCGAACCGGCAGGACAGGAACGCCGTGCCCTCGTGCCGGGCACCCGCCATCGCCACGCCGGTGAGCAGGCACTGGTCGAAGACGCACCGGACCGTGACCAGCTCGGCGAACGAGGCGTCGTCGAACCGGCAGTCGAGGAAGGTGACCCGTTCCAGCCGGGCCCAGTCCCACTCGACCCCGGCCAGGTCCTCGCCCTCCAGGAGGGTGTCCGGGAGCGGCGGGCCGACCTCCACTAGTGCGCGAAGTGGCGGGTGCCGGTGAGGTACAGCGTGACTCCGGCGGCAGCCGCGGCCGCGACCACCTCGTCGTCGCGCACCGAGCCGCCTGGCTGCACGACCGCGCGCACCCCAGCGTCCAGCAGCACCTGCAGCCCGTCGGCGAAGGGGAAGAACGCGTCGGAGGCGGCGACGGACCCGGCGGCCCGCTCCCCCGCCCGCGCCACGGCGAGCCGGGCCGAGTCCACGCGGTTGACCTGGCCCATGCCCACCCCGACGGTCGCCCGGTCGCTGGCCAGCAGGATCGCGTTGCTCTTCACCGCGCGCACCGCGCGCCAGGCGAACACCAGGTCGTCGAGGCCGGCGGCGTCCAGCGGCTGACCGGTCGCCAGGGTCCAGCTGGTCGGGTCGTCACCGGCGGCGTCGACCCGGTCGGCGGTCTGCAGCAGGAGCCCGCCGCTGACCGGGCGCAGCTCGACGGTCAACCGCGGGGACTCCGGCATCCGCAGCAGCCGGAGGTTCTTCTTCTGGCCGAGCAGCGCCAGGGCGTCCTCGGTGAACGACGGGGCGACGACGACCTCGGTGAAGACCTCGGAGATCTGCTCGGCGAGGGTCAGGTCGATCTCGCGGTTGGCGGCGATCACGCCGCCGAAGGCCGACACCGGGTCACAGGCGTGCGCCTTGCGGTGTGCGGCGGCGATGTCGGCGCCCACGGCGATGCCGCACGGGTTGGCGTGCTTGATGATCGCCACGCAGGGGTCTCGGTGGTCGTGCGCGGCCCGCCAGGCGGCGTCGGTGTCGACGTAGTTGTTGTAGGACATCTGCTTGCCGTGCAGCTGCTCGGCGTCGGCGAGCCCGGGCTGGCCGCTGCGGTAGAGAGCGGCTCCCTGGTGCGGGTTCTCGCCGTAGCGCAGCACGTCGGTGCGCTCCCAGCTGCCGCCGACCCACTCGGGGAAGCCGCTCTCGTCGTCCGGGGAGAGCACGTTGCCCATCCAGGAGGCGACGGCGACGTCGTAGGCGGCGGTGTGCCGGAAGGCCTCGGCGGCCAGCTGCTGGCGCTGCGCCAGGCTGAAGCCACCGGCGCCGACCGCTTCGACGACCTCCGCGTAGCGGCCCGGGTCGACGACGACGGCCACCGACGGGTGGTTCTTCGCCGCGGCCCGCACCATCGCCGGCCCGCCGATGTCGATCTGCTCGATGCACTCGTCCGGGGAGGCACCGGAGGCGACCGTGTCGCTGAACGGGTAGAGGTTCACCACGACCAGGTCGAACGCGGCGATCCCCAGCTCCTCGAGCTGGGCCAGGTGCGCGGGCTTGCGGCGGTCGGCCAGGATGCCGGCGTGCACCGCCGGGTGCAGCGTCTTGACCCGGCCGTCGAGGCACTCGGGGAAGCCGGTGACCTGCTCGACGGGGGTGACCGGCAGCCCGGCGGCGGCGATCCGCGCCGCGGTGGCGCCGGTGCTGACCAGCTCGACACCGGCGTCGACCAGGCCGCGGGCGAGCTCGTCGACGCCGGTCTTGTCGTAGACGCCCAGCAGCGCGCGGCGGACGGGGGTGCGCTCGGTCATCGGGTGCTCTCCTCGGTCGGGACGGCGGGAGTGGGGCTGCCAGGAGTCGGCAGGGCGGGCACCGGCGCGCCGGTGGCCAGCGCGGCCACGGTGCGCACCAGGAGCTCCCGCTCGACGGTCTTGATGCGTTCGTGCAGGCTCGCCTCGTCGTCGCCGGCGTGCACCGGGACGGGGAGCTGGGTGAGCACCGGGCCGGTGTCCAGGCCGGCGTCGACCAGGTGCACGGTCGCACCGGTGGTGGCGACGCCGGCGGCCAGCGCGTCGCGGACGGCGTGCGCGCCGGGGAAGGCCGGCAGCAGCGCCGGGTGGGTGTTGACCACCCGGCCGGCGAGGGGGGCGAGCACGGCCGGGCCCAGCAGCTTCATGAACCCGGCGGAGACCACCCAGTCGGGCCGGCGGGCGACCAGTTCGGCGGCCAGCGCCCGGTCCCAGGACGCCCGGTCGGGGTGGTCGCGCACCGCGACGACGAAGGTGTCGATCCCCCGGTCGGCGGCGAGGGCCAGCCCGCCGGCGTCCGGCCGGTCCGCGCCCACGGCGACGACCTCGGCGGGGTAGCCGGGCTCATCGGTGGCGGCCAGCAGGGCGGCGCACAACGAGCCGGCTCCGGAGAGCAGGACGACCACGCGCGCCCGGGCACCTGGCGTCCCCGGGACGGCGGATGCGTCGGCGGGCACGTCCGCAGACCCTAGTGGCCGGGTCCGGAGCCGGGTGCCGACGGGTGGGTGACGACGGGCGGTCAGGACCGGGCGCGCCAGCGGGCGACGGCGGCGCCGGGGACGGCGGCGATCCCCGCCTGCGCGGCGACGGCCAGCCCGGTGGCCAGCGCGGGCGCGCCGACCTCGGCCAGGACGGCGTCCCCGAGCGCACCGCCGGCGACGAGCACCCACAGCCCGGTGACCAGCCCGACGCCCGCGGCCGCGAGGACGCCCCACAGCGCCGCGGTGACGGCGCCGCCGTCGTCCGCAGCCATCCGCCGGCCCAGCGCGACGCCGGCCACCAGCCCGGCGAGCGCCGGCAGCGCCTGGGACAGGAACGCGATCAGCGGCACGGCCTGGGTGTCGGGCAGGGCGGCGAGCAGCGGCAGCGCGGGCACCGGCCCGAGCGTCACGCTGCCGACCGACACGAAGGTGCCCGCGCCGACGACGAAGCCGGGACCCGCGGCGAGCCCGGCGACCGCGGCCAGGGCGTTGGGCAGCAGCAGCAGGCTCAGCCCCACCAGCCCCGCAGCCCCGGCGCCGGCGCCCCCCAGCCCGGTGACCATGGCGGCGGCGCCGTCGACGTCGGAGCCCAGCGCGACGGCGAGGACGGCGGCGCACCCGGCGGCCAGCGCCAGCGTGCCGGCGGCCACGCCGCGCAGGACGGCGCGACCGGGCCCGGGGAACCGGTCCAGCAGCTCACCGCCGAGCGGGGAGTCCCGGAACGCCCCGGCGCCGCCGGCGAGCAGCGCCAGCAGCACCGCCCCGGCGAGCGGCCGGACCAGCCCCACCTCGGCGTCGAGCGTGGTGACCAGCGTGGTGACCAGCGCCGTCGTCGCCGTGTGCACCGCGACGACGACCGCCACCACCCCGGCGACCGGCCCAGGCGAGTCCAGCTCGCGGACCGCGACCACCGAACCCGCCGCCCGGGCCAGCCCCCAGGCGATGCCCGCGGTGACCAGCAGCGGGGCGATCCGGAGAGGGCCGGAGGGGAGCTCGACCGCGGCACCGTGCGCCAGCAGCCAGAGCTGCCCGGCCACCCGCGCCGACGAGCCCGCCGGCAGCCCGCCGTCGGGGTCGAGGGCCTGCACGACCAGCATGGCGAGCCAGAGCCCGAGCAGCCCGGTGACCGGCACCGCGAGGGCGGTGGCCACCGCGAGCCAGCCGGTGGCGGGGCCGCGGCGTCCACCGGTGCCGCGTGACCCGAGGGGCAGGCGGGACAGCAGGGACGTCACCTCCCCACTCTCGCAAGCGACGTCACCGGATCGGCGGTGCACGCGCCGGGCCCGGCGATCTCACACGCCGGTGTCACCGCACGGGGTTCAGGCGCCCCCGGCGGCGGTGCTGCCGCCGGGCTGCCCCGGCTCCTGCCCGGCCGGCCGGTCCGGACCCGGCGTCCAGGAGGGCGGGCCCTGGTACCCACCGGCCGGTGGCGGCCCCCAGCCGGCCTCGGGAGCCGGCGGCCCGTACGGCGGGGGTGCGCCGGGAGCCCACCCGCGGTACTGCGGCGCGGCGTCGTACGGGGACGGCGCGTACCCCGGCGGCCAGCCGGTCGGTGGGCCCCAGCCGGGGGCGCCGGGTGGCGGCTGCGGCACGCCGGTCCACCCGGTCGGGGCGGCACCCGCCGCACGCAGCTCGGGGACCAGCCGGGAGATCGTGACCGCCAGCAGCGCTGTCGCGGTGAGGAAGGCGAGCAGCCCCATCAGCGTGAAACCGACGTCGAACGTGGTCAGCCACTCGGTCAGGGTGGTCAGGAAGACGAGCGCGGCCAGCCCGGCCGGGACGACGGCCCGCGGGAAGGGCACCCGCACCTCCCGGAAGGCCGGCAGCACGCTCCACACCGCCGCGACCACCAGCAGCACGAACGCGGCGGTCAGCCACACCGACCGGAACCCGTTGACCGAGGTGGCGGGGGCCCTGTAGCCGAAGCCGAGGTCGTACGCCGGGACGCTGAACCAGGGCACGCTGAGGAAGACCAGGTAGAGCAGCGCCCCGGCCGGGACGGCCAGGTCGGCCCACCCCAGCACCCGCAGCCCGGGCCGGCGGCGAGGCGCCGGGGCAGGGGCCGCCGGCCCGTCCGCCGGCTGCTCGGGACCACGGGACGTCATCGCTGCGAGCTCCTCGGGGGCGGGACGGGGTGC from Modestobacter roseus encodes the following:
- the mdh gene encoding malate dehydrogenase, producing the protein MAERDRQGKVTVVGAGFYGSTTALRLAEYDLFETVVLTDIVEGKPEGLALDINQSRPIEGFETRVVGVGGGSYEGTEGSDIVVITAGLPRKPGMSRMDLIETNAGIVRSVAENVARTSPDAVVIVVSNPLDEMTALAQLATGFPEARVMGQAGMLDTARFTNNVAEECGVPVDSVRTLTLGSHGDTMVPVPSRCTVDGRPLADVLPADRIAHLVDRTRNGGAEVVALLKTGSAYYAPSAAAARMARAVREDAGAVMPVCAWVDGEYGISGVYLGVEAEIGRAGVRRVVQSDLTDSELAGLREAAEAVRAKQADVADL
- a CDS encoding bifunctional methylenetetrahydrofolate dehydrogenase/methenyltetrahydrofolate cyclohydrolase; its protein translation is MTATTLDGKATAAAIRAELTERVTALAAAGRRPGLGTLLVGDDPGSRWYVSAKHSDCAEVGIASIQRELPADASLADVLAVVDELNADPACTGYIIQLPLPRGIDESEVLERMDPAKDADGLHPTNLGRLVLGVPGPLPCTPVGIVELLRRYDVPLAGAEVVVVGRGITVGRPLGLLLTRRTENATVTLCHTGTRDLAAHTRTADVVVAAAGVPGLITGDMVKPGAAVLDVGVSRVDGKIAGDVAADVREVAGFVAPNPGGVGPMTRAMLLANVVLAAEQGAGTEVLSA
- the purN gene encoding phosphoribosylglycinamide formyltransferase, with the translated sequence MPADASAVPGTPGARARVVVLLSGAGSLCAALLAATDEPGYPAEVVAVGADRPDAGGLALAADRGIDTFVVAVRDHPDRASWDRALAAELVARRPDWVVSAGFMKLLGPAVLAPLAGRVVNTHPALLPAFPGAHAVRDALAAGVATTGATVHLVDAGLDTGPVLTQLPVPVHAGDDEASLHERIKTVERELLVRTVAALATGAPVPALPTPGSPTPAVPTEESTR
- a CDS encoding DUF3017 domain-containing protein → MTRPAAAREPLYRRRPLLAGFLRQWPLLLVIVVVGAGLGLVALEQWRSGLVVMGLAVLGAGVLRLLLPARRIGFLAVRSRRVDVALSSVVGIAVVSIALAIPVE
- a CDS encoding DUF6350 family protein, which codes for MTSLLSRLPLGSRGTGGRRGPATGWLAVATALAVPVTGLLGLWLAMLVVQALDPDGGLPAGSSARVAGQLWLLAHGAAVELPSGPLRIAPLLVTAGIAWGLARAAGSVVAVRELDSPGPVAGVVAVVVAVHTATTALVTTLVTTLDAEVGLVRPLAGAVLLALLAGGAGAFRDSPLGGELLDRFPGPGRAVLRGVAAGTLALAAGCAAVLAVALGSDVDGAAAMVTGLGGAGAGAAGLVGLSLLLLPNALAAVAGLAAGPGFVVGAGTFVSVGSVTLGPVPALPLLAALPDTQAVPLIAFLSQALPALAGLVAGVALGRRMAADDGGAVTAALWGVLAAAGVGLVTGLWVLVAGGALGDAVLAEVGAPALATGLAVAAQAGIAAVPGAAVARWRARS
- a CDS encoding NADP-dependent isocitrate dehydrogenase codes for the protein MSKIKVEGKVVELDGDEMTRIIWQFIKDQLILPYLDVDLEYYDLGMESRDATDDQITVDAANAIKQHGVGVKCATITPDEARVEEFGLKRMYRSPNGTIRNILGGVIFREPIIMANVPRLVPGWTKPIIVGRHAFGDQYRATDFRFPGPGTLTVTFTPTDGSAPIEHEVFQAPGSGVAMAMYNLDESIRDFARASLNYGLARNYPVYLSTKNTILKAYDGRFKDLFQEVFEAEFKDQFAAAGITYEHRLIDDMVAASLKWEGGYVWAAKNYDGDVQSDTVAQGFGSLGLMTSVLATPDGRTVEAEAAHGTVTRHFRAHQRGEATSTNPIASIFAWTRGLAHRGKLDNTPEVTRFAETLEKVCIDTVESGQMTKDLALLISKDSPWLNTQDFLAAIDANLQKAMA
- a CDS encoding pentapeptide repeat-containing protein — translated: MEVGPPLPDTLLEGEDLAGVEWDWARLERVTFLDCRFDDASFAELVTVRCVFDQCLLTGVAMAGARHEGTAFLSCRFDRANLSGSTWSGCKLTGSQFPGATLRPLTTADTDWSYTSLRGVDLSGVDLSGQKLVEADLTDADLREADLTGADLRHARLQSTRLRGADLRGADTDGVNWHGFDVAGVRLDVVQAVTFARAHGALVAD
- the purH gene encoding bifunctional phosphoribosylaminoimidazolecarboxamide formyltransferase/IMP cyclohydrolase, which translates into the protein MTERTPVRRALLGVYDKTGVDELARGLVDAGVELVSTGATAARIAAAGLPVTPVEQVTGFPECLDGRVKTLHPAVHAGILADRRKPAHLAQLEELGIAAFDLVVVNLYPFSDTVASGASPDECIEQIDIGGPAMVRAAAKNHPSVAVVVDPGRYAEVVEAVGAGGFSLAQRQQLAAEAFRHTAAYDVAVASWMGNVLSPDDESGFPEWVGGSWERTDVLRYGENPHQGAALYRSGQPGLADAEQLHGKQMSYNNYVDTDAAWRAAHDHRDPCVAIIKHANPCGIAVGADIAAAHRKAHACDPVSAFGGVIAANREIDLTLAEQISEVFTEVVVAPSFTEDALALLGQKKNLRLLRMPESPRLTVELRPVSGGLLLQTADRVDAAGDDPTSWTLATGQPLDAAGLDDLVFAWRAVRAVKSNAILLASDRATVGVGMGQVNRVDSARLAVARAGERAAGSVAASDAFFPFADGLQVLLDAGVRAVVQPGGSVRDDEVVAAAAAAGVTLYLTGTRHFAH